DNA sequence from the Longimicrobium sp. genome:
CGCGTTTCCCAATGCGGAGGCGCCCCGCTGATACGGGTGCACGCCCCTCCCCCAGGTTGTTTTGGGGGAGGGGCAGCGAGGACCGAGCGGGGAGGGGGCCCGGGTGCGCGGGGTGGGCGTTGAGGTGGGGGAGAGGGTGGGCGCGATGAGTCGCGCCCGTACCGGATCGACGCGTTTCCACGCATCGAAGCACCGCGCGGACGGACGCGATCGCCCCCTCTCCCAGCAGTTTGGGAGAGGGGGCGGGGGGGTGAGGGCCCGCGATGCGCGCGTTCCCCGATGCGGAGGCGCCCCGCTGATACGGGCGCACGCCCCTCCCCCAGGTTGTTTTGGGGGAGGGGCAGCGAGGAACGAGCGGGGAGGGGGCCCGCGGGACTCCCGTCGGGTTGCGGCACGCGCGCGGCGGCGTATACATTATCCGCTCCCCGCTACGGCGCGCCGCGCGGGGCAGCGAATCACACCAGGAGGCTCTCGGCATGGCCGACTCCAGCAAGACGGTGCTCCTCGTAGAAGACAACGAGGACAACCGGACGGTCTACCGTACCATCCTCGAACACTTCGGCTACCGGGTGATCGAGGCACGCAATGGCGAAGATGGGGTGCGGATGGCCCGAGAGGACCGCCCGGACCTGATCCTGATGGACATCTCCATTCCGCTCATCGACGGATGGGAAGCCACCAAGATCCTCAAGGGGGATCCGGCGACCTCCAGCATCCCGATCATCGCCCTCACCGCACACGCGCTCGCCACCGACCGCGCCAAGGCGCAGGAAG
Encoded proteins:
- a CDS encoding response regulator, with the protein product MADSSKTVLLVEDNEDNRTVYRTILEHFGYRVIEARNGEDGVRMAREDRPDLILMDISIPLIDGWEATKILKGDPATSSIPIIALTAHALATDRAKAQEVGCDGYLAKPCEPRRVVAEVERFIGAGREANA